A genome region from Cryptosporidium parvum Iowa II chromosome 8, whole genome shotgun sequence includes the following:
- a CDS encoding Ser/Thr protein kinase — protein sequence MFSQSLLMCHKNFVRINEVIQDQSYPFSIFVMEYLPHSCMKWNSKTQSYQAPTINSNMEDVNKVYTYHGSKLIFSQVLEGVKYLHSKGVSGIYFTPESIKLSHSLGETYIDKNGKKLTQLLLVSSTKSNNKLENSVKNKSKIEVDPELFEYWKPAKSVNISNEFDSAAISHIKHIIQEKKSLPADIQNDSFLFNPIPFVEDLRNFYNTELIQNNIRSEKGKLMVKMSSPFKGMATNHKDILFSGMFIKLAKSFQNIFLGNKWLSPPELFSRMFNSLNSEVDLRKCDVWNLGVLLHCLLVGVPPTLVNKNVIIDKKIPKEVKVLLLSLLKVDPLLRPSIFDIEQYI from the coding sequence ATGTTTTCCCAATCACTTTTAATGTGCCATAAAAACTTTGTTCGTATCAATGAAGTCATCCAAGATCAATCATACccattttctatatttgtCATGGAATATTTACCTCATTCTTGTATGAAATGGAACTCTAAGACCCAATCTTATCAGGCACCTACAATTAACTCAAATATGGAAGATGTTAATAAAGTGTATACATATCACGGCTCAAAGCTTATTTTTTCACAAGTTCTGGAGGGAGTAAAATACCTTCACTCGAAAGGTGTATCAGGAATTTACTTTACTCCCGAGTCGATTAAATTATCACATTCTTTGGGTGAAACATATATTGATAAGAACGGAAAAAAGCTGActcaattattattggttAGTTCTACAAAAAGCAACAATAAGCTCGAGAATTCTgtgaaaaataaatccaaaattGAAGTTGATCCGGAACTTTTCGAATACTGGAAGCCAGCCAAATcagtaaatatttcaaatgaatttgattcTGCTGCTATTAGCCATATTAAACatattattcaagaaaaaaaatctttacCTGCTgatattcaaaatgattcatttttatttaatccAATACCTTTTGTTGAAGACCTTAGAAATTTCTATAATACAGAACTTATAcagaataatattagatcTGAAAAAGGAAAACTTATGGTGAAGATGAGTTCTCCATTTAAAGGTATGGCTACGAATCATAaagatattcttttttcaggtatgtttattaaattagCCAAAAGTTTTCAAAACATATTTTTAGGGAATAAATGGCTTTCACCACCTGAGTTATTTAGCAGGATGTTTAACAGTTTAAATTCAGAGGTTGACTTGAGAAAATGTGATGTTTGGAACTTGGGAGTACTTTTACATTGTTTGTTAGTTGGAGTACCCCCTACTCTAGTCAATAAGAATGtaataattgataaaaaaatcCCTAAAGAAGTAAAAGTCTTATTACTATCTTTATTAAAGGTCGATCCTCTTCTCAGACCTTctatttttgatattgaGCAATACATTTGA
- a CDS encoding coiled coil protein (similar to myosin, possible signal peptide; transcripts identified by EST), giving the protein MMVNFRFSLIILLLAILGVASALDGVQLSEILAVNQGSTFPYKEMMFNVGEVEQRALFVPEGTNDECIKAAKVRCDALEKQGIPCIIYKLISLDFEYSGQDEMKDLELIPKGSKYNLTIKVDANLEDITSNEEEYKKMIPEIEKQIRGSNVSAKFVFLISRQGGGKFIYTGNGGISKLERGTSHYAYLYNARTDKNVDMLSGADLRNIERARQLFIEHLGRMDAGKLNEHQLSELAARLRALDSVLNSDGSCKECIELKKSCSHCSNFVSSKRSREYYDLAKKFRKYDVSIETRISKHVKKGAYASLFVMSNVNDSRIPSFNQSIRIGSMGNVKSSVAVPSNLGVNCQGLSEQDLVIVRRMISLFNTYFENVKLRSDYDELCIAVSQMSKMFSDKSRKPVSPYSIETCAAATALSLGNFYPSFMSETGGLDPVTENSLIIFCSAVLHQEPLGLVDSLSPVYSPSGALVSPTGGKLDATILLIKSRSEEAVITSLLEGGSCSLQDLFNAGWKFDKKLKIWVRGNNNRIPLPIMVRYGLTEDGKLAAFSLEGRDAYLYSRGADVLKTDPIYTPTYSSLIGDRCLSPSNIENLKNVSKVYEHETLVELNEAKKNVELAALNSRAASKTAAEAVTKYEEAIENEKKAMELAKIATEFKNYHDAKLRASQRAAELARLEEKLIDASEKRAHAANISAKALMDASEAEARRREASDKAKLAAEKATEHIKAALDIQKQLKLQLRNDAKLSASYESAVITEDRLRIAHNEAQESLEKIIMNEREINSSFEKDMKLLLEEEERLRKCIEEYSSRRIALLSKLEEMNTALTGKVEESKRIRDQLREEAKLKQKKVEAERAELGKLSDLMVSQSAEVTAVSVSIKESEILLKEMESIAEQKAKEAKEAKQNFVQMSIKIKELHVIYETLTIKLQSLSSNQKNLEESVKTAEQDLKSMLERLSEVETKISKLEETRAALDERSKEAIELLAKETQLISKIEEINKKRSVRKQELEKLLKEQADVKSEISALLVARNSALSIIRKTLNDIEEARAASQGKTAEMRSQYKKTSMLAEESMKSVESLKEEVCKALSEEELKSKDLQEKIKCVNRMDLEVKKAEDELSRFSQTPAPEVPLTPQIPRIKCEVIE; this is encoded by the coding sequence atGATGGTTAATTTTAGGTTTTCACTGATAATTTTGTTATTGGCTATTTTAGGAGTAGCATCTGCTCTTGACGGTGTTCAGCTTTCGGAAATACTTGCTGTTAATCAGGGATCAACTTTCCCTTATAAAGAAATGATGTTTAATGTAGGAGAAGTTGAGCAAAGAGCTTTATTTGTTCCAGAAGGAACAAATGACGAATGTATTAAAGCTGCCAAAGTTAGGTGCGATGCTCTCGAAAAACAGGGTATTCCTTgcataatatataaattaatctctcttgattttgaatatagTGGCCAAGATGAGATGAAAGATTTAGAACTTATTCCAAAAGGATCAAAATACAACTTGACAATAAAGGTTGATGCAAACTTAGAGGATATTACTTCAAACGAGGAAGAGTACAAGAAGATGATACCAGAGATTGAGAAACAAATCAGAGGATCTAACGTTAGTGCAAAGTTTGTGTTCTTGATTTCTAGGCAAGGTGGAGGAAAGTTCATCTACACAGGAAATGGAGGTATTTCTAAATTAGAGAGAGGCACTTCTCATTATGCATATCTTTATAATGCCAGGACAGATAAGAATGTAGATATGCTTTCAGGAGCAGATTTAAGAAATATCGAACGTGCTAGACAGTTATTTATAGAACATTTAGGTAGAATGGATGCTGGAAAGTTGAATGAGCATCAGTTATCTGAGCTGGCAGCCAGATTGAGAGCATTAGACTCCGTTTTAAATAGTGATGGTAGCTGTAAGGAATGTATTGAGCTAAAAAAGAGTTGCTCTCATTGCTCAAACTTTGTCAGTTCAAAAAGAAGTAGGGAATACTATGATCTGGCCAAGAAATTCCGTAAATATGATGTATCAATCGAAACTAGGATTAGCAAACATGTCAAAAAGGGAGCTTACGCATCGCTATTTGTGATGAGTAATGTAAATGATAGCAGAATCCCGAGCTTTAACCAATCAATTAGGATCGGCTCTATGGGAAATGTTAAGTCATCGGTTGCGGTTCCATCCAACTTGGGGGTGAACTGCCAAGGTCTTTCTGAACAAGATTTGGTCATTGTCAGAAGGATGATTTCACTTTTTAATACATACTTTGAAAATGTAAAATTAAGAAGCGATTACGATGAACTTTGTATAGCTGTAAGCCAGATGTCCAAGATGTTCTCTGATAAGTCCAGAAAGCCTGTAAGCCCGTACTCTATTGAGACTTGCGCAGCAGCAACTGCTTTATCTTTGGGGAACTTTTATCCATCATTTATGTCAGAGACAGGCGGACTTGACCCAGTAACTGAAAACAGTTTGATTATCTTCTGCTCAGCTGTTTTGCATCAAGAACCTTTGGGACTTGTGGATAGCCTTTCTCCTGTTTACTCTCCAAGCGGAGCTTTGGTTTCTCCAACCGGAGGTAAGCTAGACGCAACGATTTTGTTAATTAAGAGCAGATCGGAAGAGGCAGTCATTACATCTTTACTAGAGGGAGGCTCATGTTCATTGCAAGATCTGTTTAATGCCGGATGGAAGTTTGATAAGAAACTCAAGATTTGGGTTAGAGGTAACAACAATAGGATTCCTTTACCGATAATGGTAAGATATGGTTTAACAGAAGATGGAAAATTAGCAGCATTCTCATTAGAGGGTAGAGATGCTTATTTATACTCGAGAGGGGCAGATGTACTCAAGACAGACCCCATTTATACTCCAACTTATTCTTCCTTGATAGGGGACCGTTGCCTTTCCCCATCgaatattgaaaatctAAAGAATGTAAGTAAAGTATACGAGCACGAGACTTTAGTTGAACTAAATGAAGCCAAAAAGAATGTTGAACTTGCAGCCTTGAACTCCAGGGCCGCCTCTAAAACTGCAGCTGAAGCTGTAACAAAATACGAAGAGGCAATTGAAAACGAGAAGAAGGCTATGGAACTAGCAAAGATAGCCACTGAATTCAAGAATTATCACGATGCTAAGTTAAGAGCCAGCCAAAGGGCAGCTGAATTAGCGAGGCTTGAGGAAAAACTCATTGATGCAAGCGAGAAAAGAGCTCATGCAGCCAATATTAGCGCAAAGGCTTTAATGGATGCATCAGAAGCAGAAGCCAGAAGAAGGGAAGCATCTGATAAAGCAAAGCTTGCGGCAGAGAAGGCTACTGAGCACATAAAAGCCGCTTTGGATATTCAAAAGCAACTTAAGTTACAATTGAGAAATGACGCCAAGCTTAGTGCCTCATATGAGTCTGCCGTTATTACAGAAGATAGACTAAGGATCGCTCACAACGAGGCCCAGGAATCACTTGAGAAGATTATTATGAACGAACGCGAAATTAATAGCAGTTTTGAAAAAGATATGAAATTATTGCTTGAAGAAGAGGAGAGATTAAGAAAGTGTATTGAAGAATATTCTAGCAGACGTATTGCGCTCTTGAGTAAATTAGAAGAGATGAATACCGCATTGACAGGAAAAGTAGAAGAGTCTAAACGAATTAGAGATCAGCTCCGTGAAGAGGCCAAGCTTAAGCAAAAAAAGGTTGAGGCAGAACGCGCAGAGCTCGGAAAACTCTCTGATTTGATGGTTTCTCAATCTGCTGAGGTTACTGCGGTTTCAGTATCAATAAAGGAGTCAGAGATACTTCTTAAAGAGATGGAATCAATTGCTGAACAAAAGGCAAAGGAGGCAAAAGAAGCCAAACAAAACTTTGTTCAGATGAGCATAAAGATTAAGGAACTCCATGTTATTTATGAAACTTTGACAATTAAACTTCAGAGTTTATCTTCCAACCAGAAAAACCTCGAGGAATCAGTTAAAACTGCGGAGCAAGATCTTAAGAGCATGTTAGAGAGACTTTCTGAAGTTGAGACGAAGATTTCTAAGTTAGAAGAAACTAGAGCTGCTCTTGATGAGAGGTCAAAGGAAGCAATTGAATTACTCGCAAAGGAGACACAACTTATTTCAAAGATTGAGgaaatcaataaaaaacGTTCAGTACGTAAACAAGAGttggaaaaattattaaaagagcAAGCTGACGTAAAATCCGAAATTTCAGCTCTATTGGTTGCTAGAAACTCTGCGTTGAGCATAATTAGAAAGACTTTAAACGATATAGAGGAAGCTAGAGCTGCTAGCCAAGGGAAAACAGCTGAAATGAGGTCCCAGTACAAGAAAACTTCAATGCTCGCTGAGGAGTCTATGAAGTCAGTTGAAAGTCTTAAGGAGGAGGTTTGTAAGGCATTATCAGAAGAGGAGCTTAAGAGCAAAGACCTTCAAGAAAAGATCAAATGTGTGAATAGAATGGATTTAGAGGTCAAAAAAGCTGAGGATGAATTATCCAGGTTCTCTCAGACCCCAGCACCGGAAGTTCCTTTGACACCTCAGATACCAAGAATCAAATGTGAGGTAATAGAATAA
- a CDS encoding hypothetical protein (with signal peptide, within telomeric locus of cryptosporidium-specific predicted secreted proteins) — translation MLLNKNSSSKSFCFTFLVLFYLCVYLYLYEEKIVVRTYTISLVKLQTLPNVDEIDQRSTGSNPERKHDDGDQTKAEDTTGVVGGTYGPVRCRYPSAPGFQILSVVDMGPTKNKEGNGNEGHRLRNRHKRGSGKNRKRNSSGLKPHTDSGNDADCESTE, via the coding sequence ATGCTTTTGAATAAGAACTCTTCGTCAAAGTCATTCTGTTTTACTTTTTTAGTTTTGTTTTATCTGTGtgtttatttatatttatacgAAGAGAAAATCGTCGTCAGAACTTATACGATTTCTCTAGTTAAGCTACAGACTTTACCTAACGTAGACGAAATTGATCAGAGAAGTACTGGTAGTAATCCTGAACGGAAACATGATGACGGAGATCAGACTAAAGCTGAAGATACTACTGGTGTGGTGGGCGGAACCTATGGTCCTGTAAGATGTCGATACCCTAGTGCCCCCGGTTTCCAGATCCTGTCGGTTGTAGACATGGGACCAaccaaaaataaagaaggGAATGGTAATGAAGGACATCGCCTTCGTAATAGACACAAGAGGGGGTCAGGAAAGAATAGAAAAAGGAATTCCTCCGGGCTTAAACCACACACTGATTCGGGAAATGATGCTGATTGTGAAAGTACTGAGTAG
- a CDS encoding hypothetical protein (with signal peptide, within telomeric locus of cryptosporidium-specific predicted secreted proteins; transcripts identified by EST), translated as MGILMCLKSGIYFLVFSVLLTFSFNSINVFEYTAPSSNSDKLMFIQLRSSNEDKIKMPSNHKLRNSLGVSSSKSKSNSGNSLTSLNEFQEDHEPPEVPKRTVSLIPGRDPYKRGFEKPDQSPPPLPPRDPSIFQTSKGLEERVAEQLTVLDGILKEIESFGCVNIDSSEQNELLENDDVFD; from the coding sequence ATGGGTATATTGATGTGTTTGAAATCCGGTATTTATTTCCTCGTATTTTCCGTGTTATTGActttttcctttaattCTATCAATGTGTTCGAATATACTGCTCCTTCAAGTAATTCAGATAAACTTATGTTTATTCAATTGAGAAGTTCAAACGAAGATAAGATTAAAATGCCTTCCAATCACAAATTGAGGAATTCGTTGGGCGTCTCTAGTAGTAAATCCAAAAGTAATTCTGGGAATAGTTTGACCTCCTTAAATGAATTTCAAGAGGATCATGAACCACCAGAGGTACCAAAAAGAACCGTGTCGTTAATTCCAGGTAGAGATCCTTATAAAAGAGGGTTTGAAAAACCGGATCAGAGTCCACCTCCTCTTCCTCCAAGAGATCCCTCTATTTTCCAGACCTCTAAAGGCTTGGAAGAAAGAGTAGCGGAGCAATTGACTGTTCTGGATGGcattttgaaagaaatagaAAGTTTTGGTTGTGTAAATATTGATTCCTCAGAACAAAATGAGCTGCTAGAGAATGATGACGTATTTGATTAA
- a CDS encoding hypothetical protein (with signal peptide, his stretches, within telomeric locus of cryptosporidium-specific predicted secreted proteins) encodes MCTKQSLLVFFIILNVFLQLSENGDRLSLLYGFSIIGLRSAGGCGFRKLFCLGSGDYGEGRLHPTLGPTVDGLRISSPIISKTQSTTAPPSPFPPPSPPPSPLPPPLPPKVRVKKGPSGGSQSQTPSFPLSLPCDETIPGSNLGKCTGNGSKEPSSTDGHLGGRPGSTVSPPPLRVPSLYDNVSDGNVEDSEDGAPKKPPLPANWRLPLNNENHNRASHHHHHHHHQHQHQHQHQHHHHHHHHHQDDCGDGSRPPQKPHLPVGFRLRK; translated from the coding sequence atgTGTACAAAGCAATCTTTACTtgtttttttcattatattaaatgtGTTTCTCCAACTGTCGGAAAACGGCGATCGCTTAAGCCTACTTTATGGGTTTTCTATTATTGGACTGAGAAGCGCTGGTGGCTGTGGATTTAGGAAACTATTTTGTCTTGGGTCTGGTGATTATGGAGAAGGGCGGCTGCATCCGACCCTTGGGCCAACCGTTGATGGCTTGAGAATCAGCTCCCCTATCATTTCCAAAACTCAATCCACCACTGCACCTCCATCTCCATTTCCACCTCCATCTCCACCTCCATCTCCACTTCCGCCTCCGCTTCCACCTAAAGTCCGTGTAAAAAAGGGACCATCTGGGGGTTCTCAATCACAAACCCCTTCTTTTCCCTTATCCCTACCGTGTGATGAAACTATTCCAGGTAGCAACCTTGGAAAATGCACTGGAAATGGATCTAAAGAGCCTTCTAGTACGGACGGTCATCTTGGTGGGAGGCCAGGCAGTACTGTTTCACCCCCTCCCCTACGTGTCCCTTCACTTTATGATAATGTTTCAGATGGCAATGTAGAAGATTCTGAGGATGGCGCGCCTAAAAAACCACCTTTACCTGCCAATTGGAGATTGCCTCTAAATAATGAGAATCACAATAGGGCTagtcatcatcatcatcatcatcatcaccAACACCAACACCAACACCAACACCAACACCATCACCATCaccatcatcatcatcaagATGATTGCGGCGATGGTAGCCGCCCCCCTCAAAAGCCTCACTTACCAGTTGGTTTTAGATTAAGAAAGTAA
- a CDS encoding hypothetical protein (with signal peptide, within telomeric locus of cryptosporidium-specific predicted secreted proteins), which yields MYLFIRIYLNFCNSMRLRTIAGKHCVNAQLFLKYRSSILILVLVFLAILDGSFSGEESSLDINELNRNVVFTENFFLKHIPGAIKGEEEEREGLNEIDRESDVSLIPLDEGIAPDLDSITMTRATADKKHHEEKEKGKKVMHTHDDELSLIDQDEDDYEGKSDSEQEKLDDLDPGSEEQKKILKYDNEMKKKLLKLRRKHKYKDIPFGPQAPHLAMVDIFGVTGDDKADPLMEMYGLESRYDGERDLKDYEDLYKSVTSPTKFTERTIWGYDREGNPITSKKIWLEQKMEGKVITEAGDKHNRNRMDYIFPQKVYSTDGFLDEFGTFGVKSLLDKFRFKQENKFKEKKKKKLPNKLKEPEIIKKEIWNNSGRVAGPDKHIGWQVTRRAIDVAARDKMIKDLEGVEDLNGVINAMNTNNPDKQRRDAEKVFWDYYSKKKQKEHENRKRIYGVEFSIPKVSLDINFLPAKTLFGWREVLFDQAMESIGKYDPRASQRYDSLLGSDLVKGVPPSRIIADMSSEAIRRPKTHHLFPNPIKGFRNMFCKRLEKKYREYVADILQLRAEDSTYNELMDLANKYEARQDWLSQFENSWIFIPQGKAIPDNIIENNEANSKAEDDYEKELLSLELDTIPASEMEIFMRQHLNGDVLFVDDSEAEDAKEAMFRKIIRKTAEYNENQPYKLPHRPRASRLLPVNDGYNPTEAIKQKESLNSKTTIVKQGKVVVDPLEKKKIRLLEKEERKRVGAGLDREEVRRNLERKIIQGSELDLSDHGASFKTRNQKLTENSSDGHGILENEYIYKDEGRGPRNIKEPFSTNAVSSSKAPYKRNPMQKTAFDNYTTRNET from the coding sequence ATGTATTTGtttattagaatttatCTTAATTTCTGCAATTCTATGAGGTTGAGGACTATAGCTGGGAAACATTGTGTTAATGCGCAATTATTCTTGAAATATAGATCTTCAATACTAATATTGGTTTTGGTTTTTTTAGCAATTCTCGATGGATCGTTTTCAGGAGAAGAAAGTTCTTtagatattaatgaattgaACCGAAACGTTGTCTTCACAGagaattttttcttgaaacATATTCCAGGAGCTATAAAAGGTGAGGAAGAAGAGCGAGAGGGattaaatgaaatagaCAGGGAGAGTGATGTAAGCTTAATTCCGTTAGATGAAGGTATTGCTCCTGATTTAGATTCTATAACAATGACTCGCGCCACAGCCGATAAAAAACATCACGAAGAGAAGGAAAAAGGCAAGAAAGTAATGCACACACATGACGACGAGTTATCATTAATCGATCAGGATGAAGATGATTACGAAGGTAAATCAGATAGTGAACAGGAAAAGTTAGATGATTTAGATCCTGGATCTGAGGAACAGAAGAAAATACTGAAATATGATAAtgaaatgaagaaaaaattgcTTAAATTAAGGCGCAAACACAAGTATAAAGACATTCCATTTGGGCCTCAAGCACCTCACCTTGCAATGGTGGATATATTTGGAGTAACAGGAGATGATAAGGCAGATCCTTTGATGGAAATGTATGGTTTGGAATCTCGGTATGATGGTGAGAGGGATCTTAAAGATTATGAGGACTTGTATAAATCTGTAACGAGCCCCACAAAATTTACAGAAAGAACGATTTGGGGTTATGATCGGGAAGGAAATCCAATCActtcaaagaaaatatgGTTAGAACAAAAAATGGAAGGGAAAGTTATTACGGAGGCCGGCGATAAACATAATAGGAATCGCATGGATTATATATTTCCTCAAAAAGTTTATTCTACAGACGGGTTCCTAGATGAGTTTGGGACATTTGGAGTAAAGTCACTATTGGATAAGTTTAGATTTAAGCaagaaaacaaatttaaagaaaaaaaaaagaaaaagttaCCTAACAAATTAAAGGAACCtgaaatcattaaaaaggaaatttggaataattCAGGGAGAGTTGCTGGACCTGATAAACATATTGGCTGGCAGGTAACACGAAGAGCAATAGACGTAGCTGCAAGAGATAAGATGATAAAAGACTTAGAAGGCGTAGAAGATCTTAATGGAGTCATTAATGCTATGAATACAAACAATCCAGATAAACAAAGAAGAGATGCAGAGAAAGTATTTTGGGATTATTACTCTaaaaaaaagcaaaaaGAACACGAAAATAGAAAGCGAATATATGGTGTGGAATTTTCGATACCAAAAGTTTCGcttgatattaattttttaccAGCAAAAACTCTTTTTGGTTGGAGAGAGGTTCTTTTTGATCAAGCAATGGAAAGCATTGGCAAGTATGATCCAAGAGCAAGCCAGAGGTACGATTCTTTACTAGGGAGTGATCTAGTAAAAGGTGTTCCACCGAGTAGAATTATTGCAGATATGTCTAGTGAGGCTATTAGAAGACCGAAAACACACCATTTGTTTCCAAATCCCATTAAAGGCTTTAGAAACATGTTTTGTAAAAGGCTCGAGAAGAAATATAGAGAATATGTAGCTGATATATTGCAGTTAAGAGCTGAAGATAGTACCTATAACGAACTTATGGATTTGGctaataaatatgaagCTAGGCAAGACTGGCTAAGccaatttgaaaattcatGGATATTTATTCCCCAAGGTAAAGCAATTCctgataatattattgagaATAATGAAGCAAATTCTAAGGCTGAAGATGACTATGAGAAGGAGTTGCTTTCATTAGAATTAGATACTATACCTGCAAGCGAAATGGAGATATTTATGCGCCAGCATCTAAATGGAGATGTTCTATTTGTTGATGATAGCGAAGCAGAGGATGCAAAAGAAGCAATGTTCCGTAAGATAATTCGCAAAACAGCagaatataatgaaaatcaACCATATAAACTACCTCACAGACCGAGAGCATCGAGATTGCTTCCTGTAAATGATGGGTATAACCCAACTGAAGCtattaaacaaaaagaaaGCTTGAATAGTAAAACTACTATAGTAAAACAAGGAAAAGTCGTAGTAGATCctttagaaaaaaagaaaatcagGCTCTtggaaaaagaagaaaggAAGAGAGTCGGAGCAGGGTTAGATCGAGAAGAAGTTAGAAGAAATCTTGAAAGAAAGATTATTCAGGGCTCTGAATTAGATTTAAGTGACCACGGAGCGTCGTTTAAAACTAGAAATCAAAAGCTCACAGAAAACAGTTCCGATGGGCATGGCATccttgaaaatgaatatatttacaaagATGAGGGTAGAGGCCCAAGGAATATTAAGGAGCCATTTTCTACAAACGCAGTTTCCTCTTCAAAAGCCCCTTATAAAAGAAATCCAATGCAAAAAACAGCTTTTGATAATTATACAACTAGGAATGAGACATAA
- a CDS encoding hypothetical protein (with signal peptide, within telomeric locus of cryptosporidium-specific predicted secreted proteins), whose product MNINLKPLIFISFLVLYISYFYSFEESNEFKDALVQYSHLQLRGRKCPSCFSGLGARIRRFFGRGERGIRRRQEATSGYQSHGNRMTLRPLEGSGDGTAGNAEPAGMGGSGLTIENPYADDRNQNNENQNNDENQDNDENQNNDGNQDNDENQNNDGNQNNDGNQDNEQSNGSEAPTPMPPTSGSGGEKPVPKPRTRALGGGRPVPKPRTRALGGGRPVPKPRTKSSGSGNNGGSTPISEQEQVGSDGGEGGPDDDEAVFV is encoded by the coding sequence atgaatattaatttgaaacctttgatatttatttcctttCTTGTACTTTATATTAGCTATTTTTATAGCTTTGAGGAGAGTAATGAGTTTAAAGATGCCTTGGTTCAATATTCACACTTGCAACTGAGGGGAAGAAAGTGTCCTTCATGCTTTTCAGGCTTAGGGGCTAGGATTCGGCGCTTTTTTGGTAGAGGTGAGAGAGGTATACGTAGACGTCAAGAAGCTACATCTGGATATCAAAGCCATGGCAATAGAATGACATTGAGGCCGCTTGAAGGATCAGGAGATGGTACAGCTGGAAATGCGGAACCAGCTGGTATGGGAGGTTCAGGTTTAACAATTGAAAACCCATATGCAGATGATAGGAACCAAAACAATGAGAACCAAAACAATGATGAGAACCAAGACAATGATGAGAACCAAAACAATGATGGGAACCAAGACAATGATGAGAACCAAAACAATGATGGGAACCAAAACAATGATGGGAACCAAGACAATGAACAAAGTAATGGTTCGGAGGCGCCAACTCCAATGCCACCTACAAGTGGTTCTGGTGGAGAGAAACCAGTTCCAAAGCCACGTACAAGAGCTCTTGGTGGAGGGAGACCAGTTCCAAAGCCACGTACAAGAGCTCTTGGTGGAGGGAGACCAGTTCCAAAGCCACGTACAAAAAGTTCTGGTAGTGGGAATAATGGTGGTAGTACCCCCATATCGGAACAAGAACAGGTAGGATCTGATGGAGGAGAAGGTGGAcctgatgatgatgaagcAGTCtttgtttaa